The Ostrinia nubilalis chromosome 15, ilOstNubi1.1, whole genome shotgun sequence region CTACCTATGCTCGTACATTTATGGAATGtaaacgttcgttcgttttaactgaaagacgtctactgctggacaaaggcttaccccaaggttttccactaaGAACCGGTCCTTCGCCGCTCGCATCtaagcacctcccgcgaccttcaccagatcgtcggtccaccttgtgggagggctgcccacactacgtgtcgagaacttttctgccccagcggccatcagctctacgagctatgtgccccaattatgtatttttagcgattctgcggactatgtcctACTTACAACAATGGTAAGTTATGGCATTTATCTGTGATTATGGCTTGGCAAGAGTAAGATACTTTTCTATGCCGAATTTCGATGAATTGACTTTTGAAATCTTTGACTGCCAATCTTGAATTAttaggggaagcctatgttcagtagtggacgtccgtggctgaaataatgctataatgttttaaaatgtaatGTCAAGTCACCTCAGCGGCATGAGTGCGTGGTAGCATTCTCTCAAGTCTTCCAGGTCCTCGTAGTTCGGTGGTATGTTCTTCAGGGTGTCGCACTCGTAGCTGGAGTGGCCGGTGTATTTGCCCTGTCCTGGGCAAGCTGTGCAGCACATGGGCCACTTGCAGCCGCGGCATCTGCAGATTAAAAatgatcatcatttcaggcacaggacatccactgctgaacattatttctacatcgcacggttggtagcggccattGGCAAGGCATCCAGTGTCTTCTTGCTACCTCCATGAGGTTGTCGCTTCACCTTATggatggacgtcctacgctgcgtgaAAAATATCATTGTTAGCTTAAGGTCGTTTTGCCGGAGcaagtaatttaaattcaaattcaaaatttttattgcatattgCAAGTAATGATGATATGCGATTTTCACACTTGATTAAGAAAGCTCTCGGATGTCGCGCGCCGCCAGGTACCTGCATGGTGACGGAGCCTTACTTGGCCAGGGAGGAGTCGTCCAGCTCCCGATAGCAGCCGAGGCAGATCAGCGCGCAGCCGGCGCAGGGGCCCACGGCCAGCGCCGGCTCCTCGATGATCACCTCGCCCGCTCGGCTGTCGCGCGCACCCGCCAGGTACCTGCATGGTGACGGAGCCTTACTTGGCCAGCGAGGAGTCGTCCAGCTCCCGGTAGCAGCCGAGGCAGATCAGCGCGCAGCCGGCGCAGGGGCCCACGGCCAGCGCCGGCTCCTCGATGATCACCTCGCCCACTCGGCTGTCGCGCACCGCCATGTACCTTCATAGTGACAGGAGCCTTACTTAGCCAGCGAGGAGTCGTCCAGCTCCCGGTAGCAGCCGAGGCAGACCAGCGCGCAGCCGGCGCAGGGGCCCACGGCCAGCGCCGGCTCCTCGATGATCACCTCGCCCGCTCGGATGTCACGCGCCGCCACGAGGTACCTGAAATGGTACCGCAAAAACCATTGGCTACATCCAGGataggaaataaataaattgagaaACACAGAGTCACAGCAGTCTTTAGGCATGGACTAAAATACAAAAGATTAAATATGCCGCTGTTAACAAGATCGTATCGATTTACGCCTGCGTTTTCGTCAGCTTTCGCTGATTAAGAGGTAGAGTTTTCGCTATTGAAGTTTGGAAAAACTGTCGTTGAGaagtattaaattttttgtccaTTCTTTTGCAGATATAAAGCAATTCGGTATAATattatcacaaaaataaatgTCGGTAAAAGTGTTTCGAAATGTCTGAAATGTAGGGTTAAATTGCCTTGTTTCCTTTAATTTATGTCGATGTTATATTTGcgttagttaaaaaaaaaacaataaatacgtcaattttcatatttcagttATCATAGGAAGAAAACGCTTTAGCGTTTTCATAAATCCATTGGGTTAAGTAGGCGGATTGAGTTGTGTTTAGACCGATAAAACGAATAGAAATAGCTTTCAGCGTGTTCCGCGGTTTGAtatgaaaaatattgaattagTTTTTTTCAACAAGAACCCAGAaacataaaatgtttgttaaataaattaggttAAAATACCTCCCCATCACGTCGGAGTGTTTGACTTCGTAGCAGAGTTTACTGTctgcgggcggcgcgggcgcggcctcCGCTCCGGCCCCGTCCTCCGGCCTGACCTGCTGCTCCTCCTCGGAGACATTTTCCTTGTTCCTCGCGTCGCCCTTACCACGCTTCTTCTGCTACAAAAACACGCACATCTCATCACGTCATCCATCATATTTAAACATGACTTATGTTTCCGTTTCTCTGATTCCTCGCAATAAATCTCACGGTATTCGCGTAAACATACGAAAGCTTACACAGAAAATGCGGCGGAACATTGGCTGGCCCGGAGACGATGTCAGACTGTTTTTATGAAGCC contains the following coding sequences:
- the LOC135078746 gene encoding uncharacterized protein LOC135078746; the encoded protein is MNKKSHKKKQKKRGKGDARNKENVSEEEQQVRPEDGAGAEAAPAPPADSKLCYEVKHSDVMGRYLVAARDIRAGEVIIEEPALAVGPCAGCALVCLGCYRELDDSSLAK